A stretch of DNA from Bacillus sp. NP157:
CGGACGTATTTCCTTGGAAATCCCATCGCCGATTATGCCGGTCACGCATGTGCCACGCCTTGTGACGTCAGCGCGACCCGCCGTTCACGGCCGCGGGCCAACATTGGCCACTCACAGCCGAGGGAGGCCCACCATGAACCACGATCGCCACGACGTTAACCACCCCGACCACGGCAAGCCCGGCAAGCCGGAAACCGCGTCCGACAAAAAGGACCGCAAGGACCACGAGAGCGAAAACCAGGACCAGGCCCTGGAAGAAACCTTCCCGGCCAGCGACCCGGTGTCGCCGTTCGTTCCGGCAAAGGCGCCCGAGTAAGGCAGGTCGGCCTACGCCCCCTTACCCTATTCGCCGCATATTTTGCGGCGAATAATTGACCATGCGGTGAATAGAGGGCATATTCACCGCATGAGAAGCGGCGAATACACCTATATCTGGGAATCTGCCGCGTGGCCGGTCTGGCGATACGACCTTGCCAGGCTCGCTGCCCCGCTCTCCGACGTGAGTCGAGCGCAGGGATTATTACTCGGTCGGCTGGCCGATGTCGGCGTAACCCTGCGCAGCGAAGCCAGCCTGTCAGCCCTCACCGAGGATGTGGTGAAAACCAGCGCCATCGAAGGCGAACGCCTCGATGTCGAGACCGTACGCTCGTCCATTGCCCGCCGCCTGGGCGTCGACGTCGGCGCCCTGGCGCCAGTGGATCGCCATGTGGAGGGCGTCGTCGACATGGTCATGGACGCGACCCTCCGTGCCGATGAACCGCTAACGGCCGATCGTCTGAAGCGCTGGCATGCCGTGTTGTTTCCCACGGGTTTCAGCCATCTCAGCCGGGTGAAGGTGGGTGCCTGGCGCGACGACGCCACGGGTCCGATGCAAGTGGTGTCCGGCCCCATCCACCGGAACACCGTCCACTTCGAGGCGCCGCCCGCGGCAACGCTCGAAGATGAGATGGCGCGCTTCCTCGACTGGGCAAATGCGAACACGGGCGAGCCGATGCTTGTGAAAGCCGCGCTGGCGCATCTGTGGTTCGTCACCCTGCATCCTTTCGACGACGGCAATGGCCGGATCGCCCGCGCCGTAGGTGACCTGTTCCTTGCCCGCGCGGACGGCAGCCCGCAGCGTTTTTACAGTCTTTCCGCGGAAATCCAGCGGCGGCGATCCGCCTATTACGATGTCCTCGAACGCACGCAGAAAGGCTCGCTCGACGTCGACGAATGGCTGACGTGGTTCCTCGCGACGCTGCGCGATGCGATCGCTGCTGCGCAGGATTCCCTGGATAGCGTGATGGCCAAGGCACGCTTCTGGCGGCGCTGGGCCGATGCGCCCATGAACCCGCGCCAGGTGAAGCTGATCAACCGCCTGCTCGACGGCTTCGAAGGCAAGATGACCACCGGCAAATGGTCGAACATCGCCCGCTCGTCGACGGACACCGCGCTGCGCGATATCAACGACCTGATCGAACGCGGAATGCTTCGTCGCGCCGAAGGCGGCGGCCGGAGCACGGGGTATGAGCTCGCCCCGGTGGACTGACCCGGCCTCGATTCGTCGACCCGCGCACAGTTGCCGCGCCCCGGCACAAAGTCCGATAGACCGCCCGGATGCGCCCGCGTATGCTCGCCGCCACTAGGGGGGAGCCATGGACGAGAAGACCAAGAGCGTGCTGCACGTGCGGCCGCCTCATTTCACCTCAGGGGTCGCCACCGGCATCGCCGTGACCGGGCCCACCGACGACGGCTTCGTGCACCTGCACTTCTTCCGGGAAATGCAACGGATCACGCACGACGACGTGCCCACGCGTACCCATGGCCCCAACGAAATGGAATTCGCCTGGAGCCATGCCACGCCCCAGGTCCATCCCCAGCGCGAGGAGCTCGCCGTGATCTCCGTGCCCATGGAGCGCGTGCAGTTGATGGCCCAGGCCCTGGGCCGCGCCGCCCAGTTCGTCGAGTCGATCAACGGTGCAGCGGCGCGCGGACCGAACAAGGTCGCCTAGCGGCGCGCGAGCGTCACTCGTCCGCGCCCTGCCGATCGTTCTCTGCGGAAATCTGCTGCAGGTCGAGGTCACGCTCGAGGTAGTGCAGCAGTTCGTCGTGGATGTGCCCGGAGCGATGCAGGCGCAGCAGTTCCGTGCGCCCCGCGGCGATCGCCGCCAGCACCACGTCGTAGTGCGATTCACGGCCGCCCGCCAGTGAGCTTGGTTCTTCGAGTACCCGCTTGGCGATGCTCACCCGATAGCTGTACTGCTCGAGCAGGCGCGGATGCAACAGATTGCCCGCCGTATCGTACGCACGCGCCTTGACCGCCTCCATCTGCGCCGTATCGATGCGCAGGTAGGCTTCCATCTCGTTGAGGTGATTGCCTTCGTTGTGGATGTCGCGGTCCAGGCCCAGCCAGCGAATCACCGGACCCATGGTGCCGCCCTGCACGACGACGGTGACCAGGATCACGGCAAACGCAGCGGCAAGGGTCAGGTCGCGGCCCGGCATGTTGTCCGGAAGCGACAGCGCGATGGCCAGGGTCACCACACCGCGCATGCCCGCCCAGCCCAGCAGGAAGGTCGACTTCGGCGACGGCGGCGATGGCTTGCGCCCAAACGCCCGCAACACCGGGATGCGCAGGTAGTCCGTGGCATAGACCCAAACGAAGCGCGACAGGATGACCGCGCCCAGCACCGCGAGGATCGGCACGCCAAGCGCATCGATCGTGTTGCCGATGCCACCCAGGCGTTCGATCACGCCGCGCAGCGAGAAGCCGATGAGGATGAACACGAGGGCTTCGAGCAGGAAGATCATCACCGCCCAGAACGAGGTGCCGCGCACGCGGACATTGGCGGAAAACACTTCGTGCTGGAACCAGCCAAAGATGATGCCGGTCGTCACCACGGCCATCACACCGGAGACGTGCACCGCTTCGCCGCCGATGTAGGCCGCCCACGGCGCGAGGCACGACGCGGTGATCGCCAGGAAGATATCGTCGATACGGCGCAGGGCCAGCACGATCAAGGCGCCCACGACCAGGCCCACCGCGATGCCGCCAAGCGCCAGCCCGGCGAAACTCATCAAGGCACCGTGCGCGCTGAAAGCACCGGTCAACGCAGCGGCCACTGCGAAGCGGAACAGCACCAGGCCGGTCGCATCGTTGAGCAGGCTCTCGCCCTCCAGCAACACCATCAACCGGCGCGGCAGACGCACCTTGCCCAGCACCGCCTTCGCCGCCACGGCGTCCGGCGGCGACACCACCGCACCCAGCGCAAAGCACGCCGCCCACGGCAACGACGGCAGGATCCAGTGCACGGTTGCGCCCACGGCGAGCGTGGTGAATACCACCGCACCCACCGCGAGCCAGAGGATGCCGCCAAGGTAACGGCGGAAATCCGACCACACCGTGTAGAAGGCCCCGTCCATCAGCAGCGGGGGCAGGAACACGATCAGCACCAGCTCCGGATCGAAGGTCACCGCCGGCATACCCGGGATGAACGCGATACCCGCACCGCCGGCAAGCAAGGCCGCGGCGGTCGGGAGGCGAAGTTTTCGTGCGATCAGCTCGAGCGCCAGGATGGCGACGAGCAACATGAGGATGAATTCGAAAGTCGCAGTCGAGGACATAAACATACAAGTCGGCTGGGCGATGGCAACCAGCATACCGTCTTACAATCGGCACATGACCGAACCGACCCTCGAATCCCTCGCCGCCGAAGAACTCGCCCTGCAATTCGACGTGTTCACGCTCGAAACCGCCTGGGCCCTCGGCGAAGCCCTGCGCCGCGCGGCACTGGAACGCGGCGCAGCCGTGGCCATCGACATCAGCCTGCGCGACCGCCCCCTCTTCCACACCGCCCTGCCCGGCACCGACATCTCCCACGCAAGCTGGATCCGCCGCAAACGCAACACCGTTCTCGCCCTCGGCACCAGCACGCTCGCCGTCGGCATGAAACTCAGCAAAGCCGGCCAGACCCTCGAAGCCCGCTACGGCCTCGCCCCCGCCGACCACGCCTCCGACGGCGGCGGCTACCCCCTACGCCTGCGCGGCCTAGGCGTCATCGGCGCGATCACCGTCTCCGGCATGCCATCCATCGAAGACCACCGCCTCGTCACGACCGCCCTGGAAACCCACCTACATCACCCCGTGTAGGAGCGCGCCCGCGCGCGACCCCAGAAACCACCCACCCCTCCACCCCACCCAACGTCTCCCCCGCAACCACGCCCGACATCGCCACCCGTACACCCCTGGCCCACGGCAAGCGCCTCGACTCCGGAAACCACGGCCGCTCCCGGTCCACGACGATCAACAGCCCCTCGTCCCCGCCCATCGCGGCAAACGTATCCGACACCGCACCGAACGGCGCGATGCCATGCCGGACGACAAGGTCGCGAACCAGCCCAGGCACATCGTCGGTCGGCAAACCGACCTCGCTCACGCAAGCGATCTCGCTGCCATGGAAATCACCCCACCCACGTACCGGTGCAACCAGCGAACGCCGCGCGATCAGCTCCAGCACCGCACCGTGCGGCCCGGCGAAATACAACGACTGCGAATCCCAGGGCGCATCCAGGTGGAACCGCTCCTCCCCAAGCGGATCACGCAACACCAACGCCCGCGAAGCAATCCACTCACACGCCCTGTCGAAGCGATCGTGAGGCACGTTGAAAGCCAGGTGCACCGCACCCACGCCCAACGCCGAAGCAGGTTCGACCACGATATCCGTCCAACCCGCATGGACCACACGGCCCGACACCTCCAGCTGCAACACCTCACGGAAAAACGCGACACACGCCTCGACATCCGTCGACGGCAAAACGATTCGGGAAAGACGCACGCAAAGCTCCAGCAAGGGCGGCGCAGGCATTGAACAACCTCAACCACGATTGAGGTCAAGCAGCACGATTTCCCCAATGCGCAGGCGTGATTCAAGGCTGCGGCCACGCCCCGCGGCTTCCGAAGGTTGCGCCACGCCGCCATGATTTCCGTTCGCGCGCAGGCGCGCTCCTACACGAGCCGGCGGTGCGTGGGGAATGCCGTGCCACGGCTGTCCCACCCAGCTTGCCCCAGTGATGAAGAGAGCCCTCGGTGCCTACCCTCGAGGCGAGTTCCGCACAAGCGAGCGGCCGAAGGCCGATTAAGTACACGGGCCGCGGCTGCGGCCACCCTTGTCGAGCGCGGAGGACCTGTCTGAGCAGCGAGGGTAGGCACCGAGGGCTGTCCTGCGACCGAGCCCGAGCGCCGCGCGGACGACCATCGCGCGCAGGCGCGCTCCTACAAGGCGGCGGTTCGCTCGGTACAGCCCGGGGGTTCGGCCGATACAGGGCGGCGGTTCGAGGTTCGGCCGGAGGCCGTTGGACATGGCCGCTGAAGGCGGCACCCGCTTGCGGTAGGCTTAGGGCCATGGCAAACCGCGACCAGCTCCAGACGATGCTCGCCCGCCTCGACACCGAGGTGGCCACCGGCCTGCGCGACAACCGCGACCCCGACGCCTTCTGGCCCACCTTCGCCGAACAATCCGACAGCGTCCTCCAGGCCGCCGGACCCGACGACTTCGACTGGGTCAGCGCCGAAATCTCCGCCATCCTCACCCGCCACGGCATCTCCATCCCCGAAGCCTGACCCTGCCACAAGTCACGATTTACCCGCCATGGCGGGTTTGCCAGACTCAGGCGATCGTCCCGAGCCAAAGGCCAAGCCCATGCGCCACACGCGTCCTGCCCACCACACCGCAAGGACCGCGCTGTCGGTCGCCCTCGGCGCCACCGCCCTCGCCCTGCTCGCCGGGCCCGTCGCCGCCCAGGCCGTGCTCACCCCCGAACAGAAACAGACGATCGCCAAGCGCAACGACATCGAGCAGAAACTCCAGGACATCGCCGTCGTGGACCGCAAGGTCATGGTCCGGATGCGCGACGGCAAACGCATGGTTGCCGACGTCTACCGTCCGAAGAACGCCACCGGCAAGGTCCCGACGATCTTCGTCCGCACCCCGTACAACTTCAATTTCTGGGACGTGAAGCTCGGCGCGCCGCGCGACATGACCCGCCAGCTCGAAGCGGTGAAACGCGGCTACGCGTACATCGACATGAACGAGCGCGGCCACTACTTCTCCGAAGGCAACTACGACATCCTCGGCGCGCCGCTCTCCGACGGCGTGGACGAAGTGAAGTGGATCACCTCGCAGCCGTGGTCGAACGGCAAGGTCGGCACCACCGGCTGCTCGTCCACCGCCGAATGGCAGATGGCCGTGGTCGCCCAGGACACGCCGGGGCTGGCCACGTTCAACGTGCAGGGCTTCGGCGCCGGCGTCGGCCGCGTAGGGCCTTACTACGAGCAGGGCAACTGGTACCGCGGTGGCGCCGTGCAGATGCTCTTCATCGACTGGCTCTACAAGGAACAGAACCAAGTGCGGCCGATGTTCCCGGCCAACACCTCGCAGGCCGACCTGATCCGCGCGTCGAAGATGTTCGACCTCGATTCGCAGCCGCCCGAGGCCGACTGGGACAAGGTGTTCTGGACCCTCCCCGAGAAAGACATCATGAAGGCGGCCGGTGGCCCGAATGGCATCTTCGCCGACGCCGAGGACGTGCCGACCGGCGGCAACATGGTCGCCCGCACGCCGAACAGCGCCGCCTGGTACAAGGGCGGCCTGTGGCACGACAACATGAAGGTCAACAAGCCGGGCCTGTGGTTCATGAGCTGGTTCGACGTCTCGGTGTCGCCCAACCTCGCCGCATACAACCACGTGCGCGCCACGGCGTCGAAGGACGTGGCCGACCAGCAGTACGCCGTCATCGCACCGGTCCTGCATTGCGCATACACCCGCGCCACCGAGCACACCATGATCGGCGACCTCGACGTGGGCGATGCACGCTTCGACTACGACAGCCTGGTCTACGGCTGGTTCGACAAATGGTTGAAGGGTGTCGACAGCCCGGTCGTCGATAAGCAGGCCAAGGTCATGTACTACGTGATGGGCGAGAACAAGTGGCACAACACGCAGACCTGGCCGCCGGTAGGCGCTGTGACGCGCGACCTCTACTTCACCAGCGGCGGCAAGGCCAACACGCTTTACGGTGACGGCAAGCTGGTGGCGGAGGCTGGCGGCACGGACCAGCCCGACCGCTTCATCTACGACCCGATGAACCCGGTCACCACGTTTGGTGGTGGTGGCTGCTGCCAGGGTTCCGCGGTGAAGTTCGGCTCGTTCGACCAGAACACCCAGCTGGCCCGCAACGACATCCTCGTGTACGACTCCGAACCGTTCAAGGAAGGTACCGAAGTCAGCGGCCCGATCACGGTGACGCTGTACGTGTCGTCGGATGCGAAGGACACCGACTTCACCTTCAAGGTGATGGACGTCTATCCGGATGGCCGCGCGTTCAACCTCACCGAGAACATCCAGCGCATGCGCTATCGCGAGGGATACGACAAGCCGCCGGTGTGGATGAAGGACGGCGAGGTATACAAGGTGACCTTCCAGCCGATCGACACCAGCAACTTCTTCTTCCCGGGGCACAAGCTGCGCGTGGCGGTTTCCAGCAGCAACTTCCCGCGCTTCGACCGCAACCTCAATACCGGCGGCAACAATTACGACGAAGCCAAAGGCGTCGTCGCGCACAACGCCGTGCACCACGATGCGGGGCATCCGTCGAAGATCACCTTCACGGTGGTCCCGCGCTGACGGTAGCGGGCCTGTAGCCAGCAACGTGCGTCGCCGCGGTCGGGGCGGCGCACGTTGTGCAGGATGATATCCGTGCTGCTACCCGAGGCCATGACGGCCTCCGGCTGCGACATGACCACGACGTGGCGGTCGTTCCCGCCGGTGAAGTCGACCAGGTTCATGAAGCAATAAACGATCGCGATGACGAACCACATGTCGCTCTCCTTCGTCACATGGCGCGGAAGATGGCCATGAACGGCTGGCTCACGGTGAGGGTTTCCGGTCGGCCGCGCAGGCGCAGGCAACCGCGGCCGCCGTCGTCGCGCTCGACGGAAGCGACCTGGCGCAGGTTCACGATGGTGGATCGGTGGATCTGCCGGAACGTGCGCGGATCCAGTTGCACCAGCAACTCGCGGATCGGCCGGCTGAGCAACGCGTCGCCGTCGGCCGTGGCCACCAGCGTGTATTTGTTGTCCGCGCGGAAATAGATCACGTCCTCGACGAGGATCAGGCGCGTGGCCTTGCCCGTGCTCGCGGTGATCCACGTGAGCGGCTCGTCGGGCGTGCTCTCGAACTGGTCGCGCATGTCCTGGGCCAGCCGGCCGGTGCGACTGGCATGCTTTTCCGCGTCGAGCAGGCGGCTGCGCAGGCGCTCCACGGTTTGCGTCATGCGTTCGGCCGATACCGGCTTGAGCAGGTAATCCACGGCGCCGCGTTCGAAGGCGTCCACGGCGTATTGGTCGTAGGCAGTGATGAACACGACGAGCGTGCGTGGGCTGGCATCGGCCGCCGCGGCGGCCACTTCCATGCCGGTGAGGCCGGGCATGCGGATATCGAGGAAGGCGACGTCGGGCCGGTGTTCGACGATGGCGTCGAGCGCCTCGCCACCGTCTTCGGCGACCGCGACGACCTGTAACTCGGGCCATGCGCGGGCCAGCTCGCGCTGGAGCGCGGCGGACAGCAGCTTCTCGTCCTCGGCGATGATGCACTTAGGCATGGGTGGCCTCCGCCGTCGCGGGCAGGCTGATCGTCGCGGCGACGCCGTTGGGGAAGTTGTTGCCGATGGTGAAATGCGCCGCGCTGCCGTAGGTGAGGCGCAGTCGCTCACGCAGGTTACGCAGGCCGATACCGGTGCCGGCACCATCGGTGCGCAGGCCCATGCCATCGTCGGCCACGGTGAGCGACAGGCCACTGGCATCCCTGCCTGCACGGATCCAGATGCCACCACCGCCGGGCTTCGGTTCCAGGCCGTGCTTGATCGCGTTCTCGACCAGCGTCTGCAGCATCATCGTCGGCATCGGCAGCGGCAGGCATCCCTCGGGCACGTCGACGTGCACGGTCAGGCGATCGCCCATGCGCAGTTGCATGATCTCCAGCCACGCGGTCGAACGCTCGAGCTCCTGGCCGACCGTCGACAGCGAGCCATCGGTTTTCGGCAGCGAGCGACGTAGGTAGTCGATCAGGTGGCCGAGCATCCGGTCGGCGCGTGCGGGGTCCGTGCGAACCAGTTCCTGTGCGCTGGCCAGCGTGTTGTAGAGGAAGTGCGGCTCGACCTGTGCCTGTAACAGCGTGAGCTGCGCGGCGGTGAGCTCCTTTTCCATCGCCGTCTGCCGGGCGTCGGCGCGCTCGCGGCTGTGCCGTTCGGTGATGCGCTGGGTCAGGGCACGCACCAGCGTCTCGACCATTTCAAGTGCAACGCCGCCATCGGGATTGAACCAGTCCGTCCACGCGCCGCTATCCGGCTCGCAGGCGAACAGCACCGTGCAGCCGCCGTCGGCAGGGACCACCGTCGCACTCACCCGCGTGTTGCGCTGGAACGGATCGTGCGGGCGACGCTGCCGCCACGGCACCGACTGCGGCTCGACCATGGCCTGGCGAATCAAGCCACGCACCTGCAAGCCACCACGCACCGCCGCCACGTCCTGGATATCGGGCAGGCCGCGCACGACGCCCTCGACCAGGTCCAGCGTTTCATTCGCGCCATACGGCACTTCCACCCGGCGACGCTGGCGATTGGCCACTGTTTCCGGATCGACCCGGCCAGCAATCGTCTTTACCCGGTAGAGATGCGTCACGCCGCGTGCCAGCGCGAGAAGCAGGCCGACCAGCCACGCCAGCGTGAAGAACCAGGGGAAATCACGCGTCCAGTCGAACGATTCCCACACCACCATGAGGACGCACAACGCGGCCACCCACGCGGCGATGAGGCGTACAAGGAAACGAATGCTGGCCATGCGAGGCACTCCCTTCAGGATGGCGGCGAGCATACGACGGCATGCACGCCACCCGGCGCGCCAGCCGACGAAACGGCACATACGCCGACGAAATCCCGCCATCCGCGCCTGCACCGCGTACCGCGGCGCAGCATGACCTCGGCGGCTTTAGGGTCCATTCTCGGGAAACGGCTTACGCGGTGGGGACCGCAGGCCACGACAAAGGGGCTAATGCATGGCTTTGCTGCTCATCGTTTTCGCTGTCGTCGTACTCGCGATCTACCTCGGCATCCAGCTGTTGCCGAAGAACCATCCGTCCAACTGGCTACTCGGCATCGTCGGCGGTGCCTGCCTCATCCTGGCGTGGTACGCCATCTTCCGTCCGATGCTCATCGCCTCTGGCAGCAGCGACCCGTCGCTGGCCACGCTTGGCCTCACCGCCGCCGGCATCGTCTCGTGCACGCTCGGCATCATCTGCCTCGGCGTCTGCGTCTGGCGCGACCCCGCTCGCTTCTGGATGCTCTCGATCGTCTTCATTGGCGTCATCGGCGCCACGCAAGTCACCGCGTAATCAAGCCGCGCGCCCTACAGCCCACCCCTGTAGGAGCGCGCCCGCGCGCGACCGTCCACCACGCGACCCATCACCCCGCCACGGCCCGGTAACCCCGCGCCGACAGATACGCGTTCCCGTCGCGCACCTCGAGCACGCCCTTCGCACCAAAGGGTAGCGTCCACTTGTCCGGCCCATGGCCAAACGCCAACCCGCGCACCATCGGCAACCCACACGCGACGCTGAAACGCTCCAGCGCATGGTCGATGTCGTAGCCATTGTCGTATTCGCTGACACGCTGGCCGCCCAGGCCGCCGAGCAGGATCGCGCGCTGTCCCGACAACACACCGGCCAGCAAGAGTTCGTAGAGCATCCGCTCGATACGGTAGGCCTGCTCGCCGGTCTCTTCGATGTAGAGAATGCCGTCGTCGACCGTCGGCAGGTACGGCGTACCGACCAGGCTGCATAGCGCCGACAGGTTACCGCCCCACAACGTGCCTTCCACCTGCATCGGCGGCGTGCCCTCGCAGGCCCAGGCGACGTCGGCAACGGGACCCTGCAGGGTTTGCCAGAAATGCCGCCAGGTGGTTTCGCGCAGGTAACCGGCACCGAAATCCTGGACCAGCATCGGGCCATGCAGGCTGCCGATATTGCACTTGGCCAGCAAAGCGCACTGGATGGCGGTGAAGTCGCCATGTCCGACGAACACGCAGGGATCTTGCGCGAAACGTGCTTTCAGGCCGGCGTAGTCGAGCTTGTCCAGCAATGCGATGGCGCCATAGCCGCCACAGATCGCCATGGCGACATCGGGCATGGGTTCATCCGGATCGGCCAGCCGGTTGATGTCGGCGGCGCGTTCGGCATCGCTGCCGGCGAAACGCAGGGCAACGCGGTCGAGGACACTGCCGCCGAGCACGCGGTGCCCGGCGGCTTCCAGACGTTCGACGGCGCGGTGGCAGGCGGCGCGATCTTCTGCGTAACCGGACGGGGCAAGAAGCCGTATATCGAGTCGTTTCGGCATGTGATGCAAGCTAGGACTTGCATTACCAATACCTCTACGCTCGCCGAAAGGCAACCCGAAGTTGCTTCCGTCCCTGCCGACCACCTGCACCACCGCACCACTCCCTGCCGGTCGTCCCTGTCAATCAACAGGCCTGCGTCACATCACAGGTCGTCGATTTCCTCCATGGCGAGGTCATCCGGCACGCTGCGGGTAAGGGTTTCGCGCGGCTGTTCGCCGAACACGCTGCGGTACTTTTCCGCGAAACGCGACAGGTCCCACATGCCACAGCTGAGCGCCACGGACTTGACCGACCGACGCCCCGCTTCCGCGGTAACCAGGCTGCGATGCGCGGTGCACAGGCGCAACATGGCCAGGTAGCGGTTCGGCGGGATGCCGAGCAGGTCGTCGAAGGCGTAACGCAGCCCGCGTTCGCTGGCACCCGCCGCCTGGCAGAGCTCTTGCGAGTAGATATCGCGACGAAGGTTGGCGCGCATGAAGCGCTCCGCCCGTCGCATCACCTGGTAGTGCGCGCGACGGCCACGCGACGCAACCGGGCGATCCTCTGAGGAAGAACTCAACGCAACACGAATGTGTTCGTCGAGCAGGTCTTCCACCGGGTTGAAGCTGGGCTCCTCGCTATCGCGGACGCGATCGCGGATCTGTCGCCATGCACGGCGCAGCGGTTCGGAGGTCACCCCGAACAAACGCAGGCGTTGCGCGGCCATGTCGACATCGGCGTGGTCGGAGGCCATGAAACGGGCCCGGAAGCGGGCATACGGCGCGACCACCAGGGTGAAGCGGGTACCTCGCTCGAACATGAAGTCGGTGGGCGTGCCGCGCAGCAACGTCACCGCCATTTCCGATTCGATGCCTACGCCCTGGCACCAGCTGCGCTCACCGGCTTCATGCAGGTAAACGAGGATGCAGG
This window harbors:
- a CDS encoding Fic family protein, whose translation is MRSGEYTYIWESAAWPVWRYDLARLAAPLSDVSRAQGLLLGRLADVGVTLRSEASLSALTEDVVKTSAIEGERLDVETVRSSIARRLGVDVGALAPVDRHVEGVVDMVMDATLRADEPLTADRLKRWHAVLFPTGFSHLSRVKVGAWRDDATGPMQVVSGPIHRNTVHFEAPPAATLEDEMARFLDWANANTGEPMLVKAALAHLWFVTLHPFDDGNGRIARAVGDLFLARADGSPQRFYSLSAEIQRRRSAYYDVLERTQKGSLDVDEWLTWFLATLRDAIAAAQDSLDSVMAKARFWRRWADAPMNPRQVKLINRLLDGFEGKMTTGKWSNIARSSTDTALRDINDLIERGMLRRAEGGGRSTGYELAPVD
- a CDS encoding Na+/H+ antiporter — translated: MLLVAILALELIARKLRLPTAAALLAGGAGIAFIPGMPAVTFDPELVLIVFLPPLLMDGAFYTVWSDFRRYLGGILWLAVGAVVFTTLAVGATVHWILPSLPWAACFALGAVVSPPDAVAAKAVLGKVRLPRRLMVLLEGESLLNDATGLVLFRFAVAAALTGAFSAHGALMSFAGLALGGIAVGLVVGALIVLALRRIDDIFLAITASCLAPWAAYIGGEAVHVSGVMAVVTTGIIFGWFQHEVFSANVRVRGTSFWAVMIFLLEALVFILIGFSLRGVIERLGGIGNTIDALGVPILAVLGAVILSRFVWVYATDYLRIPVLRAFGRKPSPPSPKSTFLLGWAGMRGVVTLAIALSLPDNMPGRDLTLAAAFAVILVTVVVQGGTMGPVIRWLGLDRDIHNEGNHLNEMEAYLRIDTAQMEAVKARAYDTAGNLLHPRLLEQYSYRVSIAKRVLEEPSSLAGGRESHYDVVLAAIAAGRTELLRLHRSGHIHDELLHYLERDLDLQQISAENDRQGADE
- a CDS encoding heme-degrading domain-containing protein — protein: MTEPTLESLAAEELALQFDVFTLETAWALGEALRRAALERGAAVAIDISLRDRPLFHTALPGTDISHASWIRRKRNTVLALGTSTLAVGMKLSKAGQTLEARYGLAPADHASDGGGYPLRLRGLGVIGAITVSGMPSIEDHRLVTTALETHLHHPV
- a CDS encoding VOC family protein, producing MPAPPLLELCVRLSRIVLPSTDVEACVAFFREVLQLEVSGRVVHAGWTDIVVEPASALGVGAVHLAFNVPHDRFDRACEWIASRALVLRDPLGEERFHLDAPWDSQSLYFAGPHGAVLELIARRSLVAPVRGWGDFHGSEIACVSEVGLPTDDVPGLVRDLVVRHGIAPFGAVSDTFAAMGGDEGLLIVVDRERPWFPESRRLPWARGVRVAMSGVVAGETLGGVEGWVVSGVARGRAPTRGDVGGFPGRS
- a CDS encoding CocE/NonD family hydrolase, with translation MRHTRPAHHTARTALSVALGATALALLAGPVAAQAVLTPEQKQTIAKRNDIEQKLQDIAVVDRKVMVRMRDGKRMVADVYRPKNATGKVPTIFVRTPYNFNFWDVKLGAPRDMTRQLEAVKRGYAYIDMNERGHYFSEGNYDILGAPLSDGVDEVKWITSQPWSNGKVGTTGCSSTAEWQMAVVAQDTPGLATFNVQGFGAGVGRVGPYYEQGNWYRGGAVQMLFIDWLYKEQNQVRPMFPANTSQADLIRASKMFDLDSQPPEADWDKVFWTLPEKDIMKAAGGPNGIFADAEDVPTGGNMVARTPNSAAWYKGGLWHDNMKVNKPGLWFMSWFDVSVSPNLAAYNHVRATASKDVADQQYAVIAPVLHCAYTRATEHTMIGDLDVGDARFDYDSLVYGWFDKWLKGVDSPVVDKQAKVMYYVMGENKWHNTQTWPPVGAVTRDLYFTSGGKANTLYGDGKLVAEAGGTDQPDRFIYDPMNPVTTFGGGGCCQGSAVKFGSFDQNTQLARNDILVYDSEPFKEGTEVSGPITVTLYVSSDAKDTDFTFKVMDVYPDGRAFNLTENIQRMRYREGYDKPPVWMKDGEVYKVTFQPIDTSNFFFPGHKLRVAVSSSNFPRFDRNLNTGGNNYDEAKGVVAHNAVHHDAGHPSKITFTVVPR
- a CDS encoding LytTR family DNA-binding domain-containing protein, producing MPKCIIAEDEKLLSAALQRELARAWPELQVVAVAEDGGEALDAIVEHRPDVAFLDIRMPGLTGMEVAAAAADASPRTLVVFITAYDQYAVDAFERGAVDYLLKPVSAERMTQTVERLRSRLLDAEKHASRTGRLAQDMRDQFESTPDEPLTWITASTGKATRLILVEDVIYFRADNKYTLVATADGDALLSRPIRELLVQLDPRTFRQIHRSTIVNLRQVASVERDDGGRGCLRLRGRPETLTVSQPFMAIFRAM
- a CDS encoding histidine kinase; amino-acid sequence: MASIRFLVRLIAAWVAALCVLMVVWESFDWTRDFPWFFTLAWLVGLLLALARGVTHLYRVKTIAGRVDPETVANRQRRRVEVPYGANETLDLVEGVVRGLPDIQDVAAVRGGLQVRGLIRQAMVEPQSVPWRQRRPHDPFQRNTRVSATVVPADGGCTVLFACEPDSGAWTDWFNPDGGVALEMVETLVRALTQRITERHSRERADARQTAMEKELTAAQLTLLQAQVEPHFLYNTLASAQELVRTDPARADRMLGHLIDYLRRSLPKTDGSLSTVGQELERSTAWLEIMQLRMGDRLTVHVDVPEGCLPLPMPTMMLQTLVENAIKHGLEPKPGGGGIWIRAGRDASGLSLTVADDGMGLRTDGAGTGIGLRNLRERLRLTYGSAAHFTIGNNFPNGVAATISLPATAEATHA
- a CDS encoding LD-carboxypeptidase, producing MPKRLDIRLLAPSGYAEDRAACHRAVERLEAAGHRVLGGSVLDRVALRFAGSDAERAADINRLADPDEPMPDVAMAICGGYGAIALLDKLDYAGLKARFAQDPCVFVGHGDFTAIQCALLAKCNIGSLHGPMLVQDFGAGYLRETTWRHFWQTLQGPVADVAWACEGTPPMQVEGTLWGGNLSALCSLVGTPYLPTVDDGILYIEETGEQAYRIERMLYELLLAGVLSGQRAILLGGLGGQRVSEYDNGYDIDHALERFSVACGLPMVRGLAFGHGPDKWTLPFGAKGVLEVRDGNAYLSARGYRAVAG
- a CDS encoding helix-turn-helix domain-containing protein — protein: MTRPLDARDLEDFDLVTLGAALGVCDVDLLTLSPARPRAAVASRTHDGVTYFTAHLDFDVRGSLTVPDDSCILVYLHEAGERSWCQGVGIESEMAVTLLRGTPTDFMFERGTRFTLVVAPYARFRARFMASDHADVDMAAQRLRLFGVTSEPLRRAWRQIRDRVRDSEEPSFNPVEDLLDEHIRVALSSSSEDRPVASRGRRAHYQVMRRAERFMRANLRRDIYSQELCQAAGASERGLRYAFDDLLGIPPNRYLAMLRLCTAHRSLVTAEAGRRSVKSVALSCGMWDLSRFAEKYRSVFGEQPRETLTRSVPDDLAMEEIDDL